One window of Leptospira yasudae genomic DNA carries:
- the corA gene encoding magnesium/cobalt transporter CorA: MKRILLTESFPEGGQEKTVAGPCEVLLEAGDKPEAIPELEWLCSKGLVWIDLDSTEGADLDFLARECNFHPLAIEDCINKNQRPKLEEYGSYIFIVLHRFQYDAEKKILRSNEIHIFYNEKFVVTVHQKEEPLIEQLRSRCMTQGNPLSRGTDQILYMLFDQTVDSNFPILDKMSEEIVRIEAQILVNQDSQQTIAGILFLKRNLTRIRRVLSPQREIVNSLIRRDNNFLSPKIQIYFRDVYDHLNRLYETIDMDRDLLGNTMDAYFSVISQRTNDVVKRLTLISLIFMPLTFLTGFFGMNFTAIPYDSVPFLYITVAGAALIPPGMIYWFRKKHWFRD, encoded by the coding sequence TTGAAACGAATCTTACTTACGGAATCCTTTCCCGAAGGCGGCCAGGAAAAAACGGTGGCCGGTCCCTGCGAAGTCCTTTTGGAAGCGGGCGACAAACCGGAGGCAATTCCCGAACTCGAATGGCTCTGCAGCAAGGGACTCGTTTGGATCGATTTGGATTCTACCGAAGGAGCGGATCTCGATTTTCTCGCAAGAGAATGCAATTTTCACCCGCTCGCGATCGAAGATTGCATCAATAAAAACCAAAGACCGAAACTGGAAGAATACGGTTCGTATATTTTTATCGTTCTACATCGTTTCCAATACGACGCGGAAAAAAAGATTCTCCGAAGCAACGAGATCCATATCTTTTATAACGAGAAGTTCGTGGTCACCGTTCATCAAAAGGAGGAACCTTTGATCGAACAACTGCGATCGCGTTGTATGACACAGGGCAACCCTCTTTCCCGTGGAACCGATCAGATTCTGTATATGCTTTTCGATCAAACCGTGGATTCCAACTTTCCGATCCTCGATAAGATGAGCGAGGAAATCGTGCGTATCGAAGCGCAGATCCTCGTAAACCAAGACAGCCAACAGACGATCGCGGGAATTCTCTTTTTAAAACGAAATCTTACGCGCATTCGAAGGGTTCTTTCCCCGCAACGCGAAATCGTGAACAGTTTAATCCGAAGAGACAACAATTTTTTAAGCCCCAAAATTCAGATCTATTTCCGGGACGTTTACGATCATTTGAACAGACTCTACGAAACGATCGATATGGATCGGGATCTTTTGGGAAACACGATGGACGCGTATTTTTCCGTGATTTCTCAAAGAACGAACGACGTTGTTAAGCGACTTACGTTGATCAGTTTGATCTTTATGCCTCTGACCTTTCTTACCGGATTTTTCGGAATGAACTTCACCGCCATTCCCTACGACAGCGTTCCGTTTTTATACATCACGGTCGCAGGCGCGGCCTTGATTCCTCCGGGAATGATCTATTGGTTTCGAAAGAAACATTGGTTCCGGGATTAG
- a CDS encoding FecR family protein, producing the protein MNRKFKIASILLSLTLTGSSIVLLSQESKTGDAKVGFLLGKAHVQKTGKTSWEPLKSNDFVDEGDLISTGNGSRITIVYKGSEFKIQQNSKVKLASLHGESKDGRVEVNQGFAWFKIVGLKGKKFDVATATSTAGVRGTSFSVLYDPKTKDSSFCTCEGKVLVSDSEGKEILQEKGQGTVVSPKDSDMKKVEYEGIIKKLKALSGFEARLKKNASLKNCLSCHTPEGWTPPNDVQKDETYGKQ; encoded by the coding sequence ATGAACCGCAAATTCAAGATCGCATCGATACTTCTCTCGCTTACGTTAACCGGAAGTTCGATCGTTCTTCTGAGTCAGGAATCGAAAACGGGAGACGCAAAGGTCGGCTTTTTATTAGGAAAAGCTCATGTTCAGAAGACCGGTAAAACCTCTTGGGAGCCTCTCAAATCGAACGATTTCGTGGACGAAGGAGATTTAATTTCCACCGGAAACGGGTCCAGGATCACCATCGTTTACAAGGGTTCCGAATTCAAGATTCAGCAGAACAGTAAGGTAAAACTCGCCAGCCTCCACGGTGAATCCAAGGACGGACGCGTCGAGGTGAATCAAGGTTTCGCTTGGTTCAAGATCGTCGGACTGAAAGGCAAAAAATTCGACGTGGCTACCGCGACATCGACCGCGGGCGTTCGCGGGACTTCCTTCTCCGTTTTATACGATCCGAAAACGAAGGATTCTTCCTTTTGCACCTGCGAAGGGAAAGTATTGGTCTCCGATTCGGAAGGGAAGGAAATTCTTCAGGAAAAGGGGCAAGGAACGGTCGTTTCTCCCAAAGATTCCGATATGAAGAAAGTTGAATATGAAGGAATTATTAAGAAGCTGAAAGCTCTCTCCGGTTTCGAAGCAAGACTGAAAAAGAACGCTTCCTTAAAGAACTGTCTTTCTTGCCACACTCCGGAAGGTTGGACTCCTCCGAACGACGTTCAAAAGGACGAGACCTACGGTAAACAATAA
- a CDS encoding LytR/AlgR family response regulator transcription factor produces MKDLLYSVLIVEDEAPARELLRKYLEEWTSFKIDAVAGNGRQALEVLERKNFDLVFLDVNLPEKSGIQVLEEKGKPAPALVFTTAYRDHALRAFEAGALDYLLKPYSRERFRETMTRVEEFLSVRKKGNKAEAYLFFRESGILHRLSLSKLLYLTANGKKCVLHSTEKDHETPKLLGDLEEELPGDRFVRIHKKYILNLEYISGMKSNAGGGYEVFLNDEDETVLPVGREYVSVLKEKFRENVN; encoded by the coding sequence ATGAAAGATTTATTATATTCTGTTTTGATTGTGGAGGACGAGGCTCCTGCCCGGGAACTTCTCCGCAAATATCTGGAAGAATGGACTTCCTTTAAGATCGATGCCGTCGCCGGCAACGGCCGTCAAGCGCTCGAGGTTTTGGAACGGAAGAATTTCGATCTTGTCTTTCTGGATGTGAATCTTCCGGAAAAATCGGGGATTCAGGTTTTGGAGGAGAAGGGCAAACCCGCTCCTGCGCTCGTGTTTACGACCGCATATCGGGATCACGCATTGCGCGCTTTCGAGGCGGGCGCTTTGGATTATCTGTTAAAGCCGTATTCCCGGGAACGATTTCGGGAAACGATGACCCGTGTGGAGGAATTCTTGTCCGTCCGCAAAAAAGGGAACAAGGCCGAAGCCTATTTGTTTTTTCGGGAATCGGGGATTCTGCACCGTCTCAGTCTTTCCAAACTTTTGTATCTGACCGCAAACGGAAAAAAATGCGTGCTGCACAGCACGGAAAAGGATCATGAAACTCCGAAACTTCTGGGGGATTTGGAAGAGGAACTTCCGGGAGATCGTTTTGTGAGAATTCATAAAAAGTATATTCTTAATTTGGAATATATTTCGGGGATGAAGTCGAACGCGGGCGGTGGATACGAGGTGTTTCTGAACGACGAGGACGAAACGGTTCTCCCCGTAGGACGCGAATACGTCTCCGTATTAAAGGAAAAATTCCGGGAAAACGTGAACTAA
- a CDS encoding sensor histidine kinase, protein MNSGKRIRWFKLFFWFSINTVIGTMNALLIAHNSESPFWKVFLATQITTHFVCGIVEMTVESLNSSGQKHGFIKSGAILILASCFAAIVGVAAGGILHAIALADETPGRHHSGSYNILLSSLILALFISVLEKSMQILIEKKKESESALKELHYAALQSRMDPHYLFNTLNTIHALLEIDPARADRAILLLSDSYRFLTERHSERLVSFREEWEFTRNYLELQKIRFADFMELRMESKGDFSGISIPPLSIQPLVENSFKHSVNSGDVQRKIFVSAEIKNGKIRISIEDNGTISTSRRQYSGPGGGFGMQAIRSTLRNIQARLDYNFRDAILKLEEGETGGTTVLLEYSV, encoded by the coding sequence ATGAACTCCGGTAAGCGCATACGCTGGTTTAAACTTTTTTTCTGGTTCTCTATAAACACAGTCATCGGAACCATGAACGCCCTTTTGATCGCGCACAATTCCGAGTCTCCTTTTTGGAAAGTCTTTCTCGCCACCCAAATCACCACGCATTTCGTCTGCGGGATCGTGGAGATGACCGTTGAATCCCTGAATTCCTCGGGACAAAAGCACGGATTTATAAAATCGGGGGCCATTTTAATATTAGCATCTTGTTTTGCGGCGATCGTGGGAGTTGCGGCCGGAGGAATTCTTCACGCGATCGCCTTGGCCGATGAAACTCCGGGAAGACATCACAGCGGTTCGTACAATATCCTTTTAAGTTCCTTGATCCTCGCGCTCTTTATCTCCGTATTGGAAAAGTCCATGCAGATTCTCATCGAAAAAAAGAAGGAATCCGAAAGCGCGCTCAAGGAACTGCACTACGCCGCGCTTCAATCGAGGATGGACCCGCATTATCTATTCAATACTTTGAATACGATTCACGCTCTTTTGGAAATCGATCCTGCGAGAGCGGACCGTGCAATTCTCCTTTTATCGGATTCGTATCGATTTTTAACCGAAAGGCATTCCGAAAGACTCGTTTCGTTTCGGGAAGAATGGGAATTTACGAGAAACTATCTCGAGCTTCAGAAAATCCGTTTCGCCGATTTTATGGAACTTAGAATGGAAAGCAAAGGGGACTTTTCCGGAATTTCGATTCCTCCCTTGTCGATTCAGCCTTTGGTCGAGAACAGTTTCAAACATTCCGTAAATTCGGGAGACGTGCAGAGAAAGATCTTCGTAAGCGCGGAAATAAAAAACGGAAAGATACGGATTTCGATCGAGGACAACGGAACGATCTCCACGTCGAGAAGACAGTATTCCGGGCCGGGGGGAGGATTTGGAATGCAGGCGATACGAAGCACTTTGAGAAACATTCAGGCGCGACTGGATTATAATTTCCGGGACGCCATATTAAAATTGGAAGAAGGGGAGACCGGAGGAACCACGGTTCTTTTGGAATATTCCGTATGA
- a CDS encoding DUF1761 domain-containing protein translates to MHPELHINYLAVLAAVAANVVIGWFWYGPIFGKAWMKELSIPSDVQPETKEMLKAMGIMVIGSFLTSYVLFYTTNVWRASSWHAGEDSPAYVYGFFSGFYTWLGFYVPMLLNNVAFEGRSWKLFSINAGYNFVALQTIAMILSYWR, encoded by the coding sequence ATGCACCCGGAACTACACATCAATTATCTGGCGGTTTTAGCGGCGGTCGCAGCGAACGTCGTCATCGGCTGGTTTTGGTACGGCCCGATTTTTGGAAAAGCCTGGATGAAGGAACTTTCCATTCCCTCGGACGTTCAACCGGAAACGAAGGAAATGCTGAAGGCTATGGGAATCATGGTCATCGGTTCTTTTCTAACGAGTTACGTTCTGTTTTACACCACGAACGTTTGGAGAGCCTCCTCTTGGCACGCGGGTGAAGACAGTCCGGCTTATGTCTACGGATTCTTTTCCGGATTTTACACTTGGCTCGGGTTCTACGTTCCGATGCTTCTGAACAACGTGGCCTTTGAAGGAAGATCCTGGAAACTTTTTTCGATCAACGCCGGATACAACTTCGTGGCGCTTCAGACGATCGCGATGATTCTTTCCTATTGGAGATGA